A window of the Streptomyces albireticuli genome harbors these coding sequences:
- a CDS encoding barstar family protein, whose product MTDTLDLWSTEGAWLHVQTRDVTAMAVDLVPPPGITFTGRLDGARMGDSDGVFEQFWNQFRFPDYFGWNWPALSDCLRDLQWIKADRYLVVIENAGSVLDGTPDDWETFLGTLHRASAHWANPHEKPAGVGIPFNVLLVCDPEEVAEVRERVSVMVADV is encoded by the coding sequence ATGACGGATACGCTCGATCTTTGGTCCACGGAAGGTGCGTGGCTGCATGTCCAGACGCGAGACGTGACGGCGATGGCGGTCGATCTCGTGCCGCCGCCCGGAATTACGTTCACCGGGCGACTGGACGGGGCGAGGATGGGCGATAGTGACGGCGTCTTTGAGCAATTTTGGAACCAGTTTCGGTTCCCTGATTACTTCGGCTGGAACTGGCCTGCCCTGTCTGACTGCCTTCGGGACCTCCAGTGGATCAAGGCGGATCGGTATCTCGTCGTGATCGAGAACGCTGGATCAGTTCTCGATGGAACCCCGGATGATTGGGAGACGTTCCTCGGAACATTGCATCGCGCCTCGGCGCATTGGGCAAACCCGCATGAAAAGCCCGCCGGAGTTGGAATTCCGTTCAATGTGCTCCTCGTGTGTGATCCGGAGGAAGTAGCGGAAGTGCGAGAGCGAGTTTCGGTGATGGTGGCCGACGTCTAG
- a CDS encoding DUF397 domain-containing protein has translation MTELTWQRSSYCEAGSTCIHVATAATGTIHFRESETPETILTTTPDRLRPLISRIKSDTLTRSQG, from the coding sequence ATGACCGAACTGACCTGGCAAAGGTCTTCCTACTGCGAGGCAGGTTCCACCTGCATCCACGTCGCGACGGCCGCCACGGGCACAATCCACTTCCGCGAAAGCGAAACCCCGGAAACGATCCTCACCACGACCCCGGACAGACTCCGCCCCCTCATATCCCGCATAAAATCCGACACGCTCACCCGCAGTCAGGGCTGA
- a CDS encoding helix-turn-helix domain-containing protein yields MPVRNSSTARQLRLGAELRKLREAAGISSTEAGRLLGTSQAQISNIETGRVGVSANRVRMLAINYRCTDQALIEALTTMAEERRRGWWDHYQDVLPTGLLDLAETEHHATALRVAQAITIPGLLQTPEHARAIFREFVPALKPHEVEHRVSHRVKRQEILFRDKPTSYTAIIHEAALRMQFGGPETARAQLAHVISMTERENIAIAVIPFNVTSFPISGHGVDYCYGPVPHLDTVHLDAAHGGQLVDAAASLRRYRLMLDRMQQVALDVIASRELMHHIAKST; encoded by the coding sequence ATGCCCGTCAGGAACAGCTCAACCGCTCGCCAACTCCGTCTCGGCGCGGAGCTGCGCAAGCTGCGCGAGGCGGCGGGGATCTCCTCGACCGAAGCGGGTCGGCTGCTCGGCACCAGCCAGGCCCAGATCAGCAACATCGAGACCGGTCGCGTAGGTGTCAGCGCCAACCGGGTACGCATGCTGGCCATCAACTACCGCTGCACGGATCAGGCGCTCATCGAGGCGTTGACCACCATGGCGGAGGAACGACGACGCGGCTGGTGGGACCACTACCAGGACGTGCTCCCCACCGGCCTCCTCGACCTCGCGGAAACCGAGCATCACGCGACCGCGCTGCGCGTGGCCCAGGCCATCACCATTCCGGGACTCCTCCAGACGCCCGAACACGCACGCGCGATCTTTCGCGAGTTCGTCCCCGCGCTCAAGCCTCACGAGGTGGAGCACCGGGTCTCCCATCGCGTGAAACGGCAAGAGATCCTGTTCCGCGACAAGCCGACCAGCTACACCGCGATCATCCACGAGGCCGCACTACGCATGCAGTTCGGCGGACCGGAGACGGCGAGAGCCCAGCTCGCACATGTCATTTCCATGACCGAGCGGGAGAACATCGCGATCGCGGTGATCCCTTTCAACGTCACGTCGTTCCCGATCTCCGGGCACGGAGTCGACTACTGCTACGGCCCGGTCCCGCACTTGGACACGGTCCACCTGGATGCGGCGCACGGCGGTCAGCTGGTCGACGCGGCGGCCAGCCTCCGGAGGTACCGCCTCATGCTGGACCGCATGCAGCAGGTGGCCCTGGACGTCATCGCCTCACGCGAGCTCATGCATCACATCGCCAAATCCACCTGA
- a CDS encoding ATP-binding protein, with protein MATVSAPPPWTYTLELPHDPRAPGIARATLRAVLGGHGMRELSDTAELLVSELVTNAYQHTDGPSSLRLRGLAERRLRVSVWDASPDVPAFFGEAKAAVRAESGRGLLLLRRCASTWGSYRFDLGRFGAAGGKILWFELSESAREGRESFGPSASPLGCRECAHLEAERRRLAACGSGEKAVDAGIAVRRHFRSAHLLPKGAVW; from the coding sequence ATGGCCACCGTATCCGCGCCGCCGCCCTGGACGTACACCCTCGAACTGCCGCACGACCCCCGCGCACCCGGGATCGCCCGGGCCACCCTGCGGGCCGTCCTCGGCGGGCACGGGATGAGGGAACTCTCCGACACCGCCGAACTGTTGGTCTCCGAGCTCGTCACCAACGCGTATCAGCACACCGACGGGCCCTCCTCGCTGCGGCTGCGAGGGCTGGCGGAGCGGCGGTTGCGGGTGAGTGTGTGGGACGCGAGCCCCGATGTGCCGGCCTTCTTCGGGGAGGCCAAGGCCGCGGTGCGGGCGGAATCCGGGCGGGGGCTGCTGCTCCTGCGGCGGTGCGCCAGTACGTGGGGGAGTTACCGCTTCGACCTCGGGCGGTTCGGGGCCGCCGGGGGGAAGATCCTTTGGTTCGAGCTCTCGGAGTCGGCGCGGGAGGGGCGGGAGTCGTTCGGCCCCTCCGCCTCGCCCCTCGGGTGCCGTGAGTGCGCCCACCTGGAAGCCGAGCGGCGGCGGCTCGCGGCCTGCGGCAGCGGGGAGAAGGCCGTCGACGCCGGGATCGCCGTACGCCGGCACTTCCGGAGCGCCCACCTCCTCCCGAAGGGCGCGGTCTGGTGA
- a CDS encoding ribonuclease domain-containing protein, which produces MAGIPLLTATGIPAPSPASAVSPAPGAAARPADVYDPPWPVERFPAQVKKACAIWKGLGWPKAPRAQDYQVPMSRPLVIRGSNVYRNLSRDLPTDGAYREYDVNPRRPGQHRDAERIVRDEGAHAVWYTGDHYSNFRKIESGCE; this is translated from the coding sequence GTGGCGGGAATCCCCCTCCTGACGGCGACGGGAATTCCCGCACCGTCACCGGCGAGCGCCGTCTCCCCGGCACCGGGGGCCGCCGCCCGGCCGGCGGACGTCTACGACCCGCCGTGGCCGGTGGAGAGGTTCCCGGCCCAGGTGAAGAAGGCGTGCGCCATCTGGAAGGGCCTGGGCTGGCCGAAGGCCCCCCGCGCCCAGGACTACCAGGTGCCGATGTCCCGTCCCCTGGTCATCCGCGGCAGCAACGTCTACCGCAACCTCAGCCGCGACCTGCCGACGGACGGGGCCTACCGGGAGTACGACGTCAATCCGCGAAGGCCCGGGCAGCACCGGGACGCGGAACGGATCGTGCGGGACGAGGGCGCGCACGCTGTCTGGTACACGGGCGATCACTACTCGAATTTCCGGAAGATCGAGTCGGGCTGCGAGTAG
- a CDS encoding DUF1266 domain-containing protein — MTSTSPRTRALAARRPWQPPTEVERRLRDAALAGDEKGYLRVLAETDLYLYLAKDQVDAGGARSWRTTEDELGNWCVAVRTPGERLPRHAGSVASCRTLEDLAEHWPDARFSLYVNPGSPSGMRLRARPWDRRRWKKAARAAGTDRPTTLLTKLTGPRSGPLAHALACGAHLSVTNGVLWNEIGDVYRDYERDVHLLRDIWGTGTPQEWQLQMNALLAARNSPPEPELALRVRRELSRDAATLGADAWRRACAAALDELEIPEADAAVQDVIGRILRYEARFRADGLLAPDGYVRSAVGYDYGRAVGFARWGLSARLCPAEAAEGAILRAGGACREAYDSWEDFSAGYALGRVLRFDTEEFGEWYTAVLEPHRLLTTDPGSPWRTVGWDEAQGGNPGARIR; from the coding sequence GTGACATCGACATCCCCGAGAACACGCGCGCTGGCGGCCCGCCGGCCCTGGCAGCCCCCGACCGAGGTCGAGCGACGACTGCGGGACGCCGCGCTCGCCGGTGACGAGAAGGGCTATCTGCGCGTCCTCGCGGAGACCGATCTGTACCTGTACCTGGCGAAGGACCAGGTCGACGCGGGCGGCGCCCGGTCCTGGCGGACCACGGAGGACGAGCTGGGCAACTGGTGCGTCGCCGTCCGCACCCCCGGGGAACGGCTGCCCCGCCACGCGGGGTCGGTGGCCTCGTGCCGGACGCTGGAGGACCTGGCCGAGCACTGGCCGGACGCCCGCTTCTCCCTCTACGTGAATCCGGGCTCCCCGTCCGGGATGCGGCTGCGGGCCCGCCCGTGGGACCGCCGCCGCTGGAAGAAGGCGGCACGGGCGGCGGGCACGGACCGTCCCACGACCCTGCTCACCAAGCTGACGGGCCCGCGGTCGGGACCGCTCGCCCACGCTCTGGCCTGCGGGGCTCATCTGTCGGTGACCAACGGCGTGCTGTGGAACGAGATCGGTGACGTCTACCGCGACTACGAGCGGGACGTCCACCTGCTCCGGGACATCTGGGGAACCGGGACGCCCCAGGAGTGGCAGCTCCAGATGAACGCCCTGCTGGCCGCCCGCAACAGCCCTCCGGAACCCGAACTCGCGCTCCGGGTCCGGCGCGAGCTCTCCCGGGACGCCGCCACTCTAGGCGCGGACGCCTGGCGCCGCGCCTGCGCCGCCGCCCTCGACGAGCTGGAGATCCCGGAGGCGGACGCCGCCGTCCAGGACGTCATCGGCCGCATCCTCCGCTACGAGGCCCGCTTCCGCGCGGACGGCCTCCTCGCGCCCGACGGCTACGTCCGCAGCGCGGTCGGCTACGACTACGGCCGCGCGGTCGGCTTCGCCCGCTGGGGGCTGAGCGCCAGACTCTGCCCGGCGGAGGCGGCCGAGGGCGCGATCCTCCGCGCCGGCGGGGCGTGCCGCGAGGCGTACGACTCCTGGGAGGACTTCTCGGCGGGGTACGCCCTGGGGCGCGTACTCCGCTTCGACACGGAGGAGTTCGGGGAGTGGTACACAGCGGTGCTGGAACCGCACCGGCTCCTGACGACGGACCCGGGGAGCCCTTGGCGGACGGTGGGGTGGGACGAGGCGCAGGGCGGGAACCCAGGGGCTAGGATCCGCTGA
- a CDS encoding galactose oxidase early set domain-containing protein, with translation MPPLTPSAPAEPPSPPPPPPLTGGRRTARGRRARRARLAAATLLASSASFGLLLSAPVPAEAGSNLVVNPGFEALRSNGEPTCWQKSGWGDNDFTYATTGDAHSGKRAMSVTLTRRVSGDRKALMLEDTSCAPNVTSSHQYDLSLWYKSTTPDASVTVFRHDVKDGWQYWTDLKTLPVSSGYTRAEVRTPVVPPGTDQITWGVSVYGTGTVTTDDFAMEDATQPAPGDVCTAGEACAKGSWAVMPFKNPVRSMHSVVLHNGKVLLVAGSGNDPELFKAGTFTSAVYDPKTGGMKTIPTPVDMFCAGHVQLSDGRVLIMSGNKAYPAADGSHGYEGFKDSYLFDPSSETYTRTNDLNDGHWYPSATLLGNGDVITFGGLREDSTGSVTAERFSQAQQKWLPMNQVNQTWSYWGLYPSMILMQDGRLFYSGSHVFGNGTPGTGASVYDYDRNTVTDVPGLQDKDHRDQSASVLLPPAQDQRVLTMGGGNVNTNPEANRFTDIIDLKKPTPRYAPGPLIPQGTVDQGQGRKPQTGAQGKMYVSAVLMPDGKVLETGGGLHDRADPVFEASMFNPAANTFQSGLATDPIPRTYHSSAFLLPDGRVMAVGDNPGNGSFDDHVSIYTPPYLYKGARPQITSVATDKWQYASTQRVTVDRPIVKAELIRPAAVTHSSDPNQRFVDLPMTVGADGTTIDLNVTSNPNLAPPGWYMLYAVDAAGVPSVATWVRLGGPEAMAPAAAPMVHDFASKMPASAAKKPQEKHTSKTVDTQIAGCDRHYGTENVCVPTKFPKSVPSTTAGRCAWLTSHGYKDLKVNGKDDPLGLDPDRNGRACG, from the coding sequence ATGCCACCACTGACACCCTCGGCGCCCGCCGAGCCGCCCTCACCGCCACCGCCCCCACCGCTCACCGGCGGGCGGCGGACGGCCCGCGGCCGGCGGGCCAGGAGGGCCCGGCTCGCCGCGGCGACGCTCCTCGCCTCCTCCGCCTCCTTCGGCCTGCTGCTGTCCGCGCCGGTCCCGGCCGAGGCCGGTTCGAATCTCGTCGTCAACCCCGGTTTCGAGGCTTTACGGTCGAACGGGGAGCCGACCTGCTGGCAGAAGTCCGGCTGGGGCGACAACGACTTCACGTACGCGACGACGGGCGACGCGCACAGCGGGAAGAGGGCCATGTCCGTCACCCTGACCCGGCGGGTGAGCGGTGACCGGAAGGCGCTGATGCTGGAGGACACCTCCTGCGCGCCCAATGTGACGTCGTCCCATCAGTACGACCTGTCGCTCTGGTATAAGAGCACCACTCCGGACGCTTCCGTCACGGTCTTCCGGCACGACGTGAAGGACGGCTGGCAGTACTGGACGGACCTCAAGACGCTGCCGGTCAGCTCCGGCTACACCCGCGCGGAGGTCCGTACGCCCGTCGTGCCGCCCGGCACGGACCAGATCACCTGGGGCGTCTCGGTCTACGGCACGGGCACGGTCACCACCGACGACTTCGCCATGGAGGACGCCACGCAGCCGGCGCCCGGCGACGTCTGCACGGCGGGCGAGGCGTGCGCCAAGGGCAGTTGGGCGGTGATGCCGTTCAAGAACCCGGTGCGCAGCATGCACTCGGTCGTCCTCCACAACGGCAAGGTGCTGCTCGTCGCGGGCTCCGGCAACGACCCCGAGCTCTTCAAGGCGGGCACCTTCACCTCGGCGGTGTACGACCCGAAGACGGGCGGGATGAAGACGATCCCGACCCCCGTCGACATGTTCTGCGCGGGCCATGTCCAGTTGTCCGACGGCCGCGTGCTGATCATGAGCGGCAACAAGGCGTACCCGGCGGCGGACGGCAGCCACGGCTACGAGGGCTTCAAGGACAGCTACCTCTTCGACCCGTCGAGCGAGACGTACACCAGGACCAACGACCTCAACGACGGCCACTGGTACCCCTCCGCCACACTCCTCGGCAACGGCGACGTGATCACCTTCGGCGGCCTGCGCGAGGACTCGACGGGCAGCGTGACGGCCGAGCGGTTCAGCCAGGCGCAGCAGAAGTGGCTGCCGATGAACCAGGTGAACCAGACCTGGTCGTACTGGGGCCTCTACCCGTCCATGATCCTCATGCAGGACGGGCGGCTCTTCTACTCCGGCAGCCATGTCTTCGGCAACGGCACCCCGGGCACGGGCGCGTCGGTCTACGACTACGACCGGAACACCGTCACGGACGTCCCCGGCCTCCAGGACAAGGACCACCGCGACCAGTCGGCGAGCGTGCTGCTGCCGCCGGCGCAGGACCAGCGCGTGCTGACCATGGGCGGCGGTAACGTCAACACCAACCCCGAGGCCAACCGCTTCACCGACATCATCGACCTCAAGAAGCCCACTCCGCGGTATGCGCCGGGGCCGCTGATCCCCCAGGGCACCGTGGACCAGGGCCAGGGGAGGAAGCCGCAGACGGGCGCGCAGGGCAAGATGTACGTGTCGGCGGTGCTGATGCCCGACGGCAAGGTGCTGGAGACCGGGGGCGGGCTGCACGACCGGGCGGATCCGGTGTTCGAGGCGTCGATGTTCAACCCGGCGGCGAACACCTTCCAGTCCGGCCTGGCCACGGACCCGATCCCGCGCACGTACCACTCGTCCGCGTTCCTGCTGCCGGACGGCAGGGTGATGGCGGTCGGCGACAACCCCGGCAACGGCTCGTTCGACGACCACGTCTCGATCTACACCCCGCCGTACCTCTACAAGGGCGCGCGGCCGCAGATCACGTCCGTGGCCACGGACAAGTGGCAGTACGCGAGCACGCAGCGCGTCACGGTGGACCGGCCGATCGTCAAGGCCGAGCTGATCCGCCCGGCGGCCGTGACCCACTCCTCCGACCCCAACCAGCGCTTCGTCGACCTGCCGATGACGGTCGGCGCGGACGGCACCACCATCGACCTCAACGTCACCAGCAACCCCAACCTGGCGCCGCCCGGCTGGTACATGCTGTACGCGGTCGACGCGGCCGGTGTCCCGTCGGTGGCCACCTGGGTCCGCCTGGGCGGCCCGGAGGCCATGGCTCCGGCGGCCGCGCCGATGGTCCACGACTTCGCGTCCAAGATGCCGGCTTCGGCGGCCAAGAAGCCGCAGGAGAAGCACACGTCGAAGACGGTCGACACCCAGATCGCCGGCTGCGACCGCCACTACGGCACGGAGAACGTGTGCGTGCCGACGAAGTTCCCGAAGTCGGTGCCGTCGACGACGGCGGGGCGTTGCGCGTGGCTGACCTCGCACGGCTACAAGGATCTGAAGGTCAACGGGAAGGACGATCCGCTGGGGCTGGATCCCGACAGGAACGGGAGGGCGTGCGGCTGA
- a CDS encoding glycosyltransferase, translating to MPTEACHPAGTGFPPDSGSAPGSGFPDGSGFAAGAGFPDGSGFAAGSGFPDDSGFAPGPGLPAALPAPSPSSTPAPPSAAVPRAATVTVIVPTFNESGNVRELLRRLTEALPSRFPCDVLFVDDSTDDTVEAVREAARSCPYPVSVIHRREPVGGLGGAVVEGMRGGLRGGAPEPGWFVVMDADLQHPPALVPELVEAGLREGADLVVASRYRPGGSRAGLAGGYRVAVSRAATWLAKGAFPRLLKGVSDPMSGFFAIRREAVAAADADALRPLGYKVLLELAVRCRPAAVTELPFAFQDRFAGESKSTAREGLRFLGHLTTLRTASSVARMLLFGLIGLTGFLPNLLGLHLLTTAGLHYLPAEIVANQFGVLWNFLLIEVLLFRDRRRHRHWADRVGRFALLANADLLLRIPLIAFLVGSLRLGVLTATVIALLTTFVLRFAATEALVYLPRKSKTAPPGKSGAGAGNNKHRKHRHGTVRRRGAGTGDRGEGTRTCHH from the coding sequence ATGCCTACGGAGGCGTGCCACCCGGCCGGCACGGGCTTCCCGCCGGATTCCGGTTCCGCCCCGGGATCCGGCTTCCCGGACGGTTCCGGATTCGCCGCGGGCGCCGGTTTCCCGGACGGCTCAGGATTCGCCGCGGGGTCCGGCTTCCCCGACGATTCGGGATTCGCACCGGGCCCCGGCCTTCCGGCCGCGCTCCCCGCCCCCTCCCCCTCCTCCACGCCCGCGCCGCCCTCCGCCGCCGTCCCCCGGGCCGCCACGGTCACCGTCATCGTGCCGACCTTCAACGAGTCGGGGAACGTCCGCGAGCTGCTCCGGCGCCTCACCGAGGCACTGCCCTCCCGCTTCCCCTGCGACGTCCTCTTCGTCGACGACAGCACGGACGACACCGTGGAGGCCGTCCGGGAGGCGGCGCGCTCGTGCCCGTACCCCGTCTCCGTCATCCACCGCCGGGAGCCCGTCGGCGGGCTCGGCGGCGCGGTCGTCGAGGGCATGCGGGGCGGGCTGCGCGGGGGCGCGCCGGAGCCCGGCTGGTTCGTGGTGATGGACGCCGACCTCCAGCACCCGCCCGCGCTCGTCCCCGAGCTGGTCGAGGCGGGCCTCCGGGAGGGCGCCGATCTGGTCGTCGCCAGCCGCTACCGCCCCGGTGGCAGCCGCGCCGGGCTGGCGGGCGGCTACCGCGTCGCGGTCTCGCGCGCCGCGACCTGGCTGGCCAAGGGCGCCTTCCCGCGCCTGCTGAAGGGCGTCAGCGACCCGATGAGCGGCTTCTTCGCGATCCGCCGCGAGGCCGTCGCGGCGGCAGACGCCGACGCGCTCCGGCCGCTGGGCTACAAGGTCCTGCTGGAGCTGGCCGTACGCTGCCGGCCTGCGGCCGTCACCGAGCTGCCGTTCGCGTTCCAGGACCGCTTCGCGGGCGAGTCGAAGTCCACGGCCCGCGAGGGCCTGCGCTTCCTCGGCCACCTGACCACGCTGCGCACGGCGTCCTCCGTGGCCCGGATGCTCCTCTTCGGTCTCATCGGCCTCACCGGCTTCCTGCCGAACCTCCTGGGGCTCCATCTGCTGACCACCGCCGGGCTGCACTACCTCCCGGCGGAGATCGTCGCCAACCAGTTCGGCGTGCTGTGGAACTTCCTGCTCATCGAGGTGCTGCTGTTCCGCGACCGGCGGCGGCACCGCCACTGGGCGGACCGGGTCGGCCGCTTCGCGCTGCTGGCCAACGCCGATCTGCTGCTGCGCATCCCCCTGATCGCCTTCCTCGTGGGCTCCCTCCGCCTCGGGGTGCTGACCGCCACGGTGATCGCTCTGCTCACCACCTTCGTGCTGCGCTTCGCGGCCACGGAGGCCCTCGTCTACCTGCCCCGTAAGAGCAAGACGGCGCCGCCCGGCAAGAGCGGCGCCGGCGCCGGGAACAACAAGCACCGCAAGCACCGCCACGGGACCGTACGGCGCCGGGGCGCCGGCACCGGGGACCGTGGGGAAGGGACCCGTACATGCCACCACTGA
- a CDS encoding ArnT family glycosyltransferase, whose product MTATLPTAQARPDTLYRPAAAGPPVPLRPVLRLRRSRPDLALCGLLLIAILLVQGWNITGYPNLSDDEGTYLAQAWAVQQGKGLAHYTYWYDHPPLGWLQIAALTWLPSVLAPDLLTVAPMRAAMLVVTAVSAVLVYALGRRLGLPLWAAGLGTALFGLSPLSVVLQREIFLDNIAVMWTLLAFCLAASPRRHLWHHFGAGVAAAVAVLSKETMLVVLPALLVTMWRHTHRDTRKFAVTGAVTVCVLIGLSYPLLALLNHELFPGPGHVSLVDGVTYQMSRAGSGFLLDPGSAAHQVLSAWLYYDRVLPVGGLAAALALMALTRRSVTARAMAGPAIAALILAVVALRPSGYLPAMYIIQALPFLALSLAGLAAAVTGKTLRTRPGFRRRWYPARWTAVVLLTGAAAAYTVPRWYDGDRAAVTTDVNAPYRAATSWLRDRDRVADPARTRVLADDAIWLDLVHAGYTPGTGAIWFYKADLDPAVARSLPGGWRDLDYVVASPTVRRDAAHLPVVQGALEHSRTVAVFGRGADRIEIRRITGTGAAR is encoded by the coding sequence GTGACCGCGACCCTCCCCACCGCCCAGGCCCGGCCCGACACCCTCTACCGCCCGGCCGCGGCCGGCCCCCCGGTCCCGCTCCGGCCCGTGCTGCGGCTGCGCCGCTCCCGCCCCGACCTGGCGCTCTGCGGGCTGCTGCTGATCGCGATCCTGCTGGTCCAGGGCTGGAACATCACCGGCTACCCCAACCTCAGCGACGACGAGGGCACGTACCTCGCCCAGGCGTGGGCCGTCCAGCAGGGCAAGGGCCTGGCCCACTACACCTATTGGTACGACCACCCGCCCCTGGGCTGGCTCCAGATCGCCGCCCTCACCTGGCTCCCCTCGGTCCTCGCGCCCGACCTCCTCACGGTCGCCCCCATGCGCGCCGCGATGCTGGTGGTGACGGCGGTGAGCGCGGTGCTGGTGTACGCGCTGGGGCGGCGGCTCGGGCTGCCGCTCTGGGCGGCGGGACTCGGCACGGCCCTGTTCGGGCTGTCCCCGCTGTCGGTCGTCCTCCAGCGGGAGATCTTCCTCGACAACATCGCCGTGATGTGGACGCTGCTGGCCTTCTGCCTGGCCGCGTCCCCGCGGCGGCACCTGTGGCACCACTTCGGGGCCGGCGTCGCGGCCGCCGTGGCCGTGCTGTCGAAGGAGACCATGCTGGTCGTCCTGCCGGCGCTGCTGGTGACGATGTGGCGCCACACCCACCGCGACACCCGCAAGTTCGCGGTGACGGGCGCGGTGACCGTCTGCGTGCTGATCGGCCTGTCCTATCCGCTGCTCGCGCTCCTCAACCACGAGCTGTTCCCCGGCCCCGGCCATGTCTCGCTCGTCGACGGCGTCACGTACCAGATGAGCCGGGCCGGCTCGGGCTTCCTCCTCGACCCCGGCTCAGCCGCCCACCAAGTGCTGAGCGCCTGGCTGTACTACGACCGGGTGCTGCCGGTCGGCGGGCTGGCCGCCGCGCTCGCGCTCATGGCCCTCACCCGCCGCTCCGTGACGGCCCGGGCGATGGCCGGTCCCGCGATCGCCGCGCTGATCCTCGCGGTCGTCGCGCTGCGCCCCTCCGGCTATCTGCCGGCGATGTACATCATCCAGGCGCTGCCCTTCCTGGCCCTCTCCCTGGCCGGGCTCGCCGCGGCCGTCACCGGGAAGACGCTGCGCACCCGCCCGGGCTTCCGGCGCCGCTGGTACCCCGCGCGCTGGACCGCGGTCGTCCTGCTCACCGGGGCGGCGGCCGCGTACACGGTGCCGCGCTGGTACGACGGCGACCGCGCCGCCGTCACCACCGACGTCAACGCCCCGTACCGCGCCGCGACGTCCTGGCTGCGGGACCGGGACAGGGTCGCGGACCCGGCCCGTACGCGCGTCCTCGCCGACGACGCGATCTGGCTCGACCTCGTGCACGCCGGCTACACCCCGGGGACGGGCGCCATCTGGTTCTACAAGGCCGACCTGGACCCGGCCGTCGCCCGCAGCCTGCCCGGCGGCTGGCGCGACCTGGACTACGTGGTCGCCTCGCCCACGGTGCGGCGCGACGCGGCCCATCTGCCGGTCGTCCAGGGGGCGCTGGAGCACTCCCGGACCGTCGCGGTCTTCGGGCGCGGCGCGGACCGCATCGAGATCCGCCGGATCACGGGGACGGGGGCGGCGCGATGA
- a CDS encoding glycosyltransferase produces MLTSVLVCVVSLTLFWMAAFTLWWQMHAWRTPETLAATRFERPSGHGTLSFSLLVPARHEQAVLEHTVRRLLRSTHARFEILVVVGHDDPGTAEVAERVAASAPNRVRVITDTHAAKNKPKALNTALPHCLGDVVGVFDAEDQVHPALLTHVDHAFRSTGADVVQGGVQLINFHSSWYSLRNCLEYFFWFRSRLHLHAAKGFIPLGGNTVFVRTDVLREAGGWDPDCLAEDCDLGVRLSSRGKRVVVAYDAEMVTREETPGSLMSLLKQRTRWNQGFIQVYRKRDWHRLPTVGQRMLARYTLMTPFFQAFTGLVIPLNVLVTLLLHVPVHIAVLTFLPAVTAFITFVFEVVGLHDFGKQYGFRVRLVHYLKLIAGGPFYQFLLAGAAVRAVWREQRGRNEWELTQHVGAHLTREDVTS; encoded by the coding sequence TTGCTCACGTCCGTATTGGTCTGCGTCGTTTCGCTGACGCTCTTCTGGATGGCCGCCTTCACGCTCTGGTGGCAGATGCACGCCTGGCGGACGCCCGAGACGCTCGCGGCCACCCGCTTCGAGCGCCCGAGCGGCCACGGCACGCTGTCCTTCTCGCTGCTGGTGCCGGCCCGCCACGAGCAGGCCGTACTCGAACACACCGTCAGGCGCCTGCTGCGCTCCACCCACGCCCGCTTCGAGATCCTCGTCGTCGTCGGCCACGACGACCCGGGCACGGCCGAGGTCGCCGAGCGCGTCGCGGCCTCCGCGCCCAACCGGGTGCGGGTGATCACCGACACGCACGCCGCGAAGAACAAGCCGAAGGCCCTGAACACCGCCCTCCCGCACTGCCTGGGCGACGTCGTCGGGGTCTTCGACGCCGAGGACCAGGTGCACCCGGCCCTGCTCACCCACGTCGACCACGCCTTCCGCAGCACCGGCGCCGACGTGGTGCAGGGCGGCGTCCAGCTGATCAACTTCCACTCCAGCTGGTACAGCCTGCGCAACTGCCTGGAGTACTTCTTCTGGTTCCGCAGCCGGCTGCACCTGCACGCCGCGAAGGGCTTCATCCCGCTCGGCGGCAACACCGTCTTCGTCCGCACCGACGTGCTGCGCGAGGCCGGCGGCTGGGACCCCGACTGCCTGGCCGAGGACTGCGACCTGGGCGTACGGCTGTCCAGCAGGGGCAAGCGCGTCGTCGTCGCGTACGACGCGGAGATGGTGACCCGCGAGGAGACGCCCGGCTCCCTGATGAGCCTGCTCAAGCAGCGCACCCGCTGGAACCAGGGCTTCATCCAGGTCTACCGCAAGCGCGACTGGCACCGGCTGCCGACCGTGGGACAGCGGATGCTCGCCCGCTACACCCTGATGACCCCGTTCTTCCAGGCCTTCACCGGGCTCGTCATCCCGCTCAACGTCCTGGTGACGCTCCTGCTGCACGTCCCCGTCCACATCGCCGTGCTGACGTTCCTGCCGGCCGTGACGGCCTTCATCACCTTCGTCTTCGAGGTCGTCGGTCTGCACGACTTCGGCAAGCAGTACGGGTTCCGGGTGCGCCTGGTCCACTACCTCAAGCTCATCGCCGGCGGCCCGTTCTACCAGTTCCTTCTCGCCGGGGCCGCTGTCCGCGCGGTCTGGCGGGAGCAGCGGGGCCGCAACGAGTGGGAGCTCACCCAGCACGTCGGCGCGCACCTCACCCGAGAGGACGTCACGTCGTGA